One Luteibacter sp. 9135 DNA segment encodes these proteins:
- a CDS encoding heme/hemin ABC transporter substrate-binding protein encodes MKTCVRQLVLAVLLACVSLAANAASRIVALGGDVTETLYAIHAEGNLVAVDSTSTWPVAATLLPQVGYVRQLSAEGVLALRPDLIVATHDAGPPTAMAQLREAGVRIASLPASRTPEDIVAKIRGVGALTGHAAEAEALARSVTRTFATLSAAVDAMPQHPRAVFLMSTGQGSPMAAGAETAADRALVLAGARNVATGIDGYKAVSPEALVAMAPDVIVLMQEREAAVGGIAGVLALPGVADTPAGKARRVYFVPGQALLGFGPRTAGEALALQRRLASLAP; translated from the coding sequence ATGAAGACCTGTGTCCGTCAACTCGTGCTCGCCGTCCTGCTCGCGTGCGTGTCGCTCGCAGCGAACGCCGCGTCGCGCATCGTCGCCCTGGGCGGCGACGTCACCGAGACCCTCTACGCCATCCACGCCGAGGGCAACCTGGTCGCGGTGGACAGCACCAGCACCTGGCCCGTGGCGGCCACGTTACTGCCGCAGGTCGGCTACGTGCGGCAGCTGAGCGCCGAAGGTGTGCTCGCGTTGCGCCCCGACCTGATCGTGGCGACCCACGATGCCGGCCCACCCACGGCCATGGCGCAGCTGCGCGAGGCGGGTGTGCGCATCGCCTCGTTGCCGGCATCACGCACGCCGGAGGACATCGTCGCGAAAATCCGCGGCGTGGGTGCGCTCACCGGCCACGCGGCGGAAGCGGAGGCACTGGCGCGCAGTGTCACGCGCACGTTCGCCACACTCTCGGCGGCAGTGGATGCGATGCCCCAACATCCCCGCGCGGTGTTCCTCATGTCGACGGGGCAGGGCAGCCCCATGGCGGCCGGCGCGGAGACGGCCGCGGACCGTGCGCTGGTCCTGGCAGGCGCACGCAACGTCGCCACGGGCATCGACGGCTACAAGGCGGTGTCGCCCGAAGCACTAGTGGCCATGGCGCCCGACGTCATCGTGCTCATGCAGGAGCGCGAAGCGGCGGTGGGTGGCATCGCGGGGGTACTGGCCCTGCCGGGTGTCGCCGATACGCCGGCTGGCAAGGCCCGGCGGGTGTACTTCGTGCCGGGCCAGGCGCTGCTCGGTTTCGGCCCGCGCACCGCCGGCGAGGCCCTCGCGCTGCAGCGGCGCCTGGCTTCCCTCGCACCATGA
- a CDS encoding TonB-dependent hemoglobin/transferrin/lactoferrin family receptor — MLPKHALAALIGAALSCSPLAHADGRDAADAVAATTTDELPRITVTAIGSAFRFDVPATVSVIDRQAMDRHLVVDIRDLMKYEPGISAVGTAGRWGLDSFNIRGLDGNRVAILTDGVSASSAFGFSTTGMRAGRSFVDPDTLKSVEIVRGPASALDPSDALGGTVRYTTKDPADYLRDGKDVYVSVKERYGSADRSLGTSLTLAGGTPRNGIVFVADHREANQLGNTGDVDTANYLRTRPDPLTQNTTSVLGKYVHVAASGREDRVTVDMYRNRVDTDVLSALGQAGTTRLLADVAADRATRTRVSVGQRYAGMDLGIADRVEWDVWWQTSDTESSTRTLANVPSRAATYDRLYLSDLSERLWGGKLTLFRSLDGGDVEQRIAYGVEASRTTPSGELNGQGKNVATGVVSSRSPYMPENYPLRFFPRNDTDRYAVFAQDDVSLFDGRLHVTPGVRWDRYAFRPDRNDPYYDGAFVQDGLGNVTKSRFSPKLGATYAVAENVELYANYAQGFRPPLYNELAVAWGTPRLYGIVPNPTLKPETSKGVEIGVRGNGELGYFSASTYYNRYRNFIYGGYTLDRSQWPQWALNQNLLIVMQAVNFPRATIKGAEASGGLMLGALSDALRGWRIQGSLSAARGDKQVYGAGGTSPLNSVDPLSAVVGVSYDASTWGAELIGKGVRRKSRLDDADTYRAPGYATIDLYAHWKPIAALELMAGVTNLADRRYWDWGSLHGGVLTNVATGGGVDDAQLRNAQIERLTMPGRAVSVSARYTF, encoded by the coding sequence GTGTTACCAAAGCATGCCCTCGCCGCGCTGATCGGCGCGGCACTCTCCTGTTCGCCCCTTGCCCATGCCGATGGTCGCGACGCCGCCGACGCGGTGGCCGCCACGACCACCGACGAGCTGCCGCGCATCACCGTGACCGCGATCGGCTCGGCGTTCCGCTTCGATGTGCCGGCCACCGTGTCGGTCATCGATCGCCAGGCCATGGATCGCCACCTCGTCGTCGATATCCGCGACCTGATGAAGTACGAACCCGGCATCTCGGCCGTGGGTACGGCGGGCCGTTGGGGCCTGGACAGTTTCAACATCCGCGGTCTGGATGGAAACCGCGTCGCCATCCTGACCGACGGCGTGTCGGCGTCCAGTGCCTTCGGTTTCTCGACCACCGGCATGCGTGCCGGACGCAGCTTCGTCGATCCGGACACGCTGAAGAGTGTCGAGATCGTCCGGGGCCCTGCATCCGCCCTGGACCCTTCGGACGCCCTCGGCGGCACCGTGCGGTACACCACCAAGGACCCCGCCGACTACTTGCGCGATGGCAAGGATGTCTACGTCTCGGTGAAGGAGCGCTACGGCAGCGCCGATCGTTCGCTGGGAACCTCACTGACGCTGGCGGGCGGCACGCCGAGGAACGGCATCGTCTTCGTCGCCGATCATCGCGAAGCGAACCAGCTCGGCAACACCGGCGATGTCGACACGGCCAACTACTTGCGCACGCGCCCCGATCCGTTGACGCAGAACACCACCAGTGTGTTGGGCAAGTACGTGCATGTTGCCGCGTCCGGACGCGAGGACCGCGTCACGGTCGACATGTACCGTAACCGCGTCGATACCGATGTGCTCAGCGCGCTCGGCCAGGCCGGTACCACGCGGCTCCTGGCGGACGTCGCCGCCGACCGTGCCACGCGCACCCGTGTCTCGGTGGGGCAACGGTACGCCGGCATGGACCTGGGCATCGCCGATCGTGTCGAGTGGGATGTGTGGTGGCAGACGTCGGACACCGAATCGAGCACGCGTACCCTGGCCAATGTGCCCTCACGCGCCGCGACCTACGATCGCCTCTACCTGAGCGATCTTAGCGAAAGGTTGTGGGGCGGCAAGCTCACGCTTTTCCGTTCGCTTGATGGCGGCGACGTCGAACAGCGTATCGCCTACGGCGTCGAAGCCTCGCGTACCACGCCGTCGGGCGAGCTGAACGGTCAGGGTAAAAACGTGGCTACCGGTGTCGTGTCGAGTCGTTCGCCCTACATGCCGGAGAACTACCCGCTGCGCTTCTTCCCGCGCAACGATACCGATCGCTATGCGGTCTTTGCGCAGGACGATGTCTCGCTGTTCGACGGTCGGCTGCATGTCACCCCGGGGGTTCGCTGGGACCGTTATGCCTTCAGGCCCGATCGGAACGATCCTTACTACGACGGCGCGTTCGTCCAGGACGGGCTCGGCAACGTCACGAAGAGCCGGTTTTCGCCGAAGCTCGGCGCCACCTATGCGGTCGCGGAGAACGTCGAGCTCTACGCGAACTACGCGCAGGGTTTCCGCCCGCCGCTGTACAACGAACTGGCGGTCGCATGGGGCACGCCACGTCTCTACGGCATCGTCCCCAATCCGACGTTGAAGCCCGAGACCAGCAAGGGCGTCGAGATCGGCGTGCGCGGCAATGGCGAGTTGGGCTATTTCTCGGCCAGCACGTACTACAACCGCTATCGCAATTTCATCTATGGCGGATACACGCTGGATCGCAGCCAGTGGCCGCAATGGGCACTCAACCAGAACCTGCTGATCGTCATGCAGGCGGTGAACTTTCCCCGGGCCACCATCAAGGGTGCCGAAGCCTCCGGTGGCCTGATGCTTGGCGCGTTGAGCGACGCGCTGCGTGGCTGGCGCATCCAGGGCAGTTTGTCCGCCGCCCGCGGCGACAAGCAGGTCTACGGCGCCGGCGGCACGTCGCCCCTGAACAGCGTCGATCCCCTGTCCGCCGTCGTCGGCGTGTCCTACGACGCGTCGACATGGGGCGCCGAGTTGATCGGCAAGGGCGTGCGTCGCAAGTCGCGTCTGGACGACGCCGACACGTATCGCGCGCCGGGCTACGCGACGATCGACCTCTACGCGCACTGGAAACCCATCGCTGCGCTGGAACTGATGGCCGGCGTCACCAACCTGGCCGATCGCAGGTACTGGGACTGGGGATCGTTGCACGGCGGCGTGCTGACCAACGTGGCCACCGGCGGCGGCGTGGACGACGCCCAGCTGCGCAACGCACAGATCGAACGCCTGACCATGCCGGGGCGTGCCGTCTCGGTATCGGCCCGTTACACCTTCTGA
- a CDS encoding hemin-degrading factor translates to MQQIPVPPALRLDIPTLVDGWRRLRDAEPGLRALDAAHRLGVSEGELVASRVGDGVTRLEGELPALIRELPSLGRVMALTRNAYCVHEKKGCYENIDIGGTMGIVLAEDIDLRLFLTHWRYGFAVRESTRGRTLESLQFFDGDGKAVHKVYLTDRSDRPAWRSLVHRYTAAVQSPLIDCAAVADPLPLQQADEEVAVDALRDGWRALRDPHDFFALLRKHRVTRAQALRLVGAEFATRVDDGALRRVLEGAAAGGEPLMVFVGSPGVVQIHTGPVRKVAMAGPWLNVLDDEFNLHLRADAIADSWIVRKPVPEGTVTSLELYAEDGTQIVQVFGRRKPGLPERDDWRALLATAGAAA, encoded by the coding sequence ATGCAGCAGATTCCCGTGCCGCCGGCATTACGCCTGGACATCCCCACGCTGGTCGACGGCTGGCGACGGCTACGCGACGCCGAACCCGGTCTGCGTGCCCTCGATGCGGCGCATCGCCTGGGCGTAAGCGAGGGCGAGCTCGTCGCCAGTCGTGTCGGCGACGGCGTCACGCGCCTGGAGGGGGAATTGCCGGCCCTGATCCGCGAGCTCCCCTCCCTGGGGCGCGTGATGGCACTCACCCGCAACGCGTACTGCGTACATGAAAAGAAAGGCTGTTACGAGAACATCGATATCGGCGGCACCATGGGCATCGTGCTCGCGGAGGATATCGACCTCCGCCTGTTCCTCACCCACTGGCGTTACGGATTCGCGGTGCGTGAGTCGACGCGCGGACGCACGCTGGAAAGCCTGCAGTTCTTCGACGGCGACGGCAAGGCGGTGCACAAGGTGTACCTCACCGACCGGAGCGATCGCCCGGCCTGGCGCTCATTGGTGCATCGCTACACGGCGGCGGTGCAGTCACCGCTGATCGATTGCGCGGCGGTGGCCGACCCGCTGCCCTTACAGCAAGCGGACGAGGAGGTTGCCGTCGACGCGCTGCGCGACGGGTGGCGCGCACTGCGCGATCCGCACGATTTCTTCGCCTTGCTCAGAAAACACCGGGTGACGCGTGCGCAGGCGTTGCGGCTGGTGGGGGCGGAGTTCGCCACCCGTGTGGACGATGGCGCGTTGCGTCGGGTGCTCGAAGGCGCGGCCGCCGGTGGCGAGCCGCTGATGGTCTTCGTCGGCTCGCCGGGCGTGGTGCAGATCCACACCGGGCCCGTGCGGAAAGTGGCCATGGCCGGCCCATGGCTGAACGTGCTGGACGACGAATTCAATCTGCACCTTCGCGCCGACGCCATCGCCGATAGCTGGATCGTGCGCAAGCCGGTACCCGAAGGCACGGTCACGTCGCTCGAGCTGTATGCGGAGGACGGTACGCAGATCGTGCAGGTGTTCGGCCGACGCAAACCGGGCCTGCCGGAGCGTGACGACTGGCGGGCATTGCTGGCGACGGCCGGAGCGGCGGCATGA
- a CDS encoding ABC transporter ATP-binding protein yields MAAVRLDKVRKVYPNGHVALKEASFDIADGELLVLVGPSGCGKTTLLRMIAGLESISGGTLSIGDRVVNDVPPKDRDIAMVFQNYALYPHMTVRENLGFGLRLRGVDKAEIDRRVAGASDMLGLDERLDHRPAALSGGQRQRVALGRAMVRDPSVFLLDEPLSNLDAKLRLSTRVEIARIHRRVGATMVYVTHDQIEAMTLGQRIVVLNGGVIQQLDTPMNLYNKPVNLFVAGFLGSPAMNLFHGTLRREDGLRLVMKEGTLALGTQSDALAAYVDKPLIVGIRPEDLLTVDDHPGVEARLHAHVDVVEPVGNEVFLNMRHGGGELVSRVPPHSTVRPDSEVALGFHRERVHFFDPQTTNRIDA; encoded by the coding sequence GCATGTGGCCTTGAAGGAGGCGAGCTTCGACATCGCCGACGGCGAGTTGCTGGTACTGGTCGGGCCTTCGGGGTGCGGCAAGACCACGTTGTTGCGCATGATCGCCGGGCTGGAGTCGATCTCCGGTGGCACGTTGAGCATCGGCGACCGCGTCGTCAACGATGTGCCGCCGAAAGACCGCGACATCGCCATGGTGTTCCAGAACTACGCGCTTTATCCGCACATGACGGTGCGCGAGAACCTCGGCTTCGGCCTGCGCCTGCGCGGCGTGGACAAAGCGGAGATCGATCGCCGCGTGGCGGGTGCCTCCGACATGCTGGGGCTGGACGAGCGCCTGGACCATCGTCCCGCGGCCCTCTCTGGTGGGCAGCGCCAGCGCGTGGCGCTGGGCCGCGCGATGGTGCGCGACCCGTCGGTCTTCCTGCTCGACGAGCCGCTGTCCAACCTGGATGCCAAGCTTCGCCTTTCCACCCGTGTCGAAATCGCGCGCATCCATCGCCGCGTGGGCGCCACGATGGTGTACGTCACGCACGACCAGATCGAGGCGATGACGCTCGGCCAGCGCATCGTGGTGCTCAACGGCGGCGTCATCCAGCAGCTGGATACGCCGATGAATCTCTACAACAAGCCGGTGAACCTGTTCGTCGCGGGTTTCCTCGGCAGCCCTGCGATGAATCTGTTCCACGGCACGCTGCGCCGCGAGGACGGACTGCGCCTGGTGATGAAGGAGGGTACGCTGGCCCTCGGCACGCAGAGCGACGCGTTGGCCGCGTACGTGGACAAGCCGCTCATCGTCGGTATCCGCCCGGAAGACCTGCTCACCGTCGACGATCACCCCGGTGTCGAGGCACGGCTGCACGCGCATGTCGACGTGGTGGAGCCTGTCGGCAATGAAGTGTTCCTCAACATGCGTCATGGCGGGGGTGAGCTCGTATCCCGCGTGCCGCCGCACTCCACGGTTCGGCCGGACAGCGAGGTGGCCCTCGGTTTCCACCGTGAGCGGGTGCACTTCTTCGATCCGCAGACCACGAATCGTATCGACGCCTGA
- the hemB gene encoding porphobilinogen synthase has translation MTFPAVRMRRMRRDAFSRALMRETVLTVSDLIMVAFVVDGEGVRQPVASMPGVERLSIDQLLKLGEECVALGIPALALFPSVGNEVKSEDAAEAWNAQALFQRATRALKERFPDLGLIGDVALDPYTTHGQDGLIDADGYVMNDATVQALIRMSLAQAEAGMDFIAPSDMMDGRIGAIRDALEEAGHIHTRILAYSAKYASSFYGPFRDAVGSSGNLGKGNKHTYQMDVGNSDEALREVELDLAEGADAVMVKPGLPYLDIVRRVKDTFGAPTFVYQVSGEYAMIKAAAQNGWLDEKAVVMESLLAMKRAGADAILTYFAVDVARWLKG, from the coding sequence ATGACTTTTCCCGCCGTCCGCATGCGCCGCATGCGCCGCGATGCCTTCTCCCGCGCCCTCATGCGCGAGACGGTGCTCACCGTATCCGACCTCATCATGGTCGCCTTCGTCGTCGATGGCGAAGGTGTACGACAGCCGGTCGCCTCCATGCCGGGCGTGGAACGGCTCTCGATCGACCAGCTGTTGAAGCTCGGCGAGGAGTGCGTGGCGCTGGGCATCCCGGCACTTGCACTGTTTCCGTCGGTGGGCAACGAGGTGAAGAGCGAAGACGCCGCCGAGGCCTGGAACGCACAGGCGTTGTTCCAGCGCGCGACGCGGGCCCTCAAGGAACGTTTTCCCGACCTGGGCCTGATCGGCGACGTGGCACTGGACCCGTACACCACGCACGGCCAGGACGGCCTGATCGACGCCGACGGCTACGTAATGAACGACGCCACGGTGCAGGCGCTGATCCGGATGTCGCTGGCGCAGGCGGAAGCCGGCATGGATTTCATCGCCCCGTCCGACATGATGGACGGGCGTATCGGTGCCATCCGCGATGCCCTGGAGGAAGCCGGCCATATCCACACGCGCATCCTGGCGTATTCGGCGAAGTACGCGTCCAGCTTCTACGGCCCGTTCCGCGACGCCGTGGGCTCGTCGGGCAACCTGGGCAAGGGCAACAAGCACACCTACCAGATGGACGTCGGCAACAGCGACGAAGCCCTGCGCGAGGTGGAGCTAGACCTCGCCGAGGGTGCGGACGCGGTGATGGTGAAGCCCGGCCTGCCTTACCTGGACATCGTCCGTCGGGTGAAGGACACCTTCGGCGCGCCCACCTTCGTCTACCAGGTCAGCGGCGAGTACGCGATGATCAAGGCCGCCGCGCAGAACGGCTGGCTGGACGAAAAGGCCGTGGTCATGGAATCCCTGCTGGCGATGAAGCGTGCCGGCGCGGACGCGATCCTCACGTATTTCGCGGTGGACGTGGCGCGCTGGCTGAAGGGCTGA
- a CDS encoding heme ABC transporter ATP-binding protein → MTTMPGRLATHHVDLVRQGRSILHDVSLTATPGRLLVLIGPNGAGKSSLLKVLAGLTHATMGTATLDDRALPTWHPRDLAQRRAMLSQRVDLDFGFLAEEVVALGRSPHPSDRERNAGIVTAALHAAHAWALRGRRYTVLSGGERQRVQLARVLAQVWEGASHGAWLLLDEPEAGLDIAHQHFILRRARALATQGFGVIAVLHDLALAARYADEVALMAGGRLLRQGPPGVTLDPALLSEVYGIALVRGAAGGIEVA, encoded by the coding sequence ATGACGACGATGCCCGGGCGGCTGGCCACCCACCATGTCGACCTGGTTCGCCAGGGCCGGTCCATCCTGCACGACGTGTCGCTGACCGCGACGCCGGGACGGCTGCTGGTGTTGATCGGACCCAACGGCGCGGGCAAGAGCAGCCTGCTGAAGGTGCTTGCCGGCCTGACGCACGCGACGATGGGAACCGCCACGCTCGACGACCGCGCGCTGCCGACGTGGCACCCGCGTGACCTGGCCCAACGACGCGCCATGCTTTCGCAGCGCGTGGACCTCGACTTCGGGTTCCTCGCGGAGGAAGTGGTGGCGCTGGGCCGCAGCCCCCATCCGAGCGACCGGGAGCGCAATGCCGGCATCGTCACCGCGGCGCTGCACGCGGCCCATGCCTGGGCGCTGCGTGGGCGCCGTTACACGGTGTTGTCCGGCGGCGAGCGGCAACGCGTGCAGCTGGCCCGCGTGCTGGCGCAGGTCTGGGAAGGGGCCAGCCACGGCGCGTGGTTGCTCCTGGACGAGCCCGAGGCCGGCCTCGACATCGCCCATCAGCACTTCATCCTGCGCCGCGCCCGCGCCCTTGCGACACAAGGCTTCGGCGTGATCGCCGTGCTGCACGACCTGGCACTGGCCGCCCGCTACGCCGACGAGGTCGCGTTGATGGCCGGCGGCCGCCTGCTGCGGCAGGGTCCGCCGGGGGTGACACTGGATCCGGCACTGCTCTCGGAGGTCTACGGCATCGCGCTGGTCCGCGGCGCGGCGGGCGGTATCGAGGTGGCCTGA
- a CDS encoding FecCD family ABC transporter permease, translating to MSTVATLVPAIAWRRLALPALVLLLVAAVLWSLCHGAIDIPPREVLASLLRAADGATARGDDTVVLGLRLPRIALAILVGSALASGGATMQGLFRNPLADPGLIGVSAGAALGAVGAIVLGGQSGSWRVAAAAFVGGLGATSFVYILGRHRGGVSHLLLAGVAVNAIAMAGVGLLTYLANENQLRDLTFWSLGSLGGASWSRLATVAPWILLPLLCLPAAAAGLNALLLGENEATLLGYRPERLQPFLVGLVALAVGASVAFTGVIGFVGLIVPHLLRMGFGPDHRFILPASAVGGATLLVAADALARTVVAPGELPIGVLTALVGGPFFLWLLLRGRGHGGGR from the coding sequence ATGAGCACCGTGGCGACCCTGGTGCCGGCCATCGCGTGGCGACGCCTCGCGCTACCGGCGCTCGTGCTGCTGCTGGTCGCGGCGGTGCTGTGGAGCCTGTGCCACGGTGCCATCGACATCCCGCCGCGCGAGGTGCTTGCATCCCTGCTGCGCGCGGCGGACGGCGCCACGGCACGCGGCGATGACACCGTGGTGCTCGGCCTGCGTCTGCCGAGGATAGCGCTGGCGATCCTGGTCGGCTCGGCGCTGGCCAGCGGCGGGGCGACGATGCAGGGCCTGTTCCGCAACCCGCTGGCCGATCCCGGCCTGATCGGGGTGTCCGCCGGCGCGGCCCTCGGCGCCGTCGGCGCGATCGTGCTCGGCGGCCAGTCCGGCTCGTGGCGGGTCGCCGCCGCGGCGTTCGTGGGTGGCCTCGGCGCGACCTCCTTCGTCTACATACTGGGCCGCCATCGTGGCGGCGTAAGCCATCTCCTGCTCGCCGGCGTCGCGGTGAACGCCATCGCCATGGCCGGGGTCGGCCTGCTGACCTACCTGGCCAACGAAAACCAGCTGCGTGACCTGACCTTCTGGTCGCTCGGCAGCCTGGGTGGCGCGAGCTGGTCGCGGCTGGCCACGGTGGCCCCGTGGATACTGCTTCCGCTGCTGTGCCTGCCCGCCGCCGCGGCGGGGCTCAACGCCCTGTTGCTGGGCGAGAACGAGGCGACGCTGCTCGGCTACCGTCCCGAGCGCCTGCAGCCCTTCCTCGTCGGTTTGGTCGCGCTGGCCGTCGGTGCCTCGGTGGCCTTTACCGGCGTGATCGGTTTCGTCGGCCTGATCGTCCCGCACCTGCTGCGCATGGGCTTCGGCCCCGACCATCGCTTCATCCTGCCGGCCTCCGCGGTGGGTGGTGCCACGCTGCTGGTGGCGGCCGATGCGCTGGCGCGCACGGTCGTCGCGCCCGGCGAACTGCCGATCGGCGTGCTTACCGCGCTTGTCGGCGGGCCCTTCTTCCTCTGGCTGCTGCTGCGCGGTCGCGGCCACGGCGGCGGACGATGA